The Iamia sp. SCSIO 61187 genomic sequence CCCGAGGTCGACGTGGGCGGCGGCGGTGTCGCCGGCGAGGGAGTAGAGGTGCGACCGCTCCTCGAGTGCGGCGGCGATGACGGCGCCGCTGCGATCGGCGTCGGACAGGGCCTCGCACACGGCGTCGAGGGCGCCGGGCAGGTCCTGGAGCGTCCGGCAGGCGACGCTGCGGGCGACGAGGGCCAGGGCCGACAGGTCGTCGACGTTGGGCAGCGCCGAGGTGATCTCGAGGACGCGGGCGTGCTCGCCCTGGGCCAGCAGGGCGGCGGCCTTGGCCAGCACGACGGCCGACCGCGGCGGGTACGTCTCGAGGAGTGACAGGGCCTCGCCGATGCGCCCGGCGTCGACGAGCAGCTCGGCGGCCAGCAGCCCGAGCGCGGTGCGGCTCAGGCGGAGCAGGACGGGGACGCTGGGGGCCAGGTTGACCTGGACGGTCAGGTCGCCCCAGTGCTTGCGCAGGAGCTTCGACTCGGTCGGCTCGTGGGCCGCCGTGGCCAGGGGCTGGAGCAGGTCGATGGCCGACGGGCCGTCGATGGTCGCCAGTCGGAGGGCGGCCAGCACCCAGGCCGGGTCCTGGGCCGGTCCCGGCTGGGTCGCCAACCGGCCCAGGCCGTCGACGTCGTCCTTGGCCACCGCTGCGACCAGCGCCCGCTCGGCCCGGTGGGCCATCGGCGACAGCCGGAGGCCGTCGGCCGCCGTCGTCGGGTCGATGGGTCCCCGGGGCGAGGGCAGCCAGGCCCGCCAGGGCGAGGCGGGGAGGGTCGCAGGAGGCTGGCCGGGCGCGCTGAGCAGCAGGTGGACCTGCTCCCCGTGCTCCATGTGCTCCTCCATCTTCCGCGCCACGGCAGCGCGTCCGGAGGGTCCATCGGCGGCGGACCGGCCAGATCCAGGCCTCGGCGCGTCGGATTGTCGGCCCGGCGGTCGGATCACCAGGTGCCGGCCCGCCGATCGCCCGAACGGGCTACCCGGCGAGGTCGGGCTCGACCGCCTCGATCCAGTCGAACAGGGGTTGGGCGCTGAACCAGCCGGCCAGGTTGGTGCCGACCTGCGAGCGGGTCAGGGCCGCCACCTCGGGATCGATCTCGTGGGGCTCGCCGGCGGCGCGGGCCGACAGCTCGACCTCGCAGGTCCGCTCCATCGTCACGTACCAGAAGAGGGCCTCGTCGACGCTGTGGCCGACGGTGAGCAGGCCGTGGTTGGCCAAGATGGCCGCCTTGGCCCCGCCCAGGGCGGCGGCGATGCGGTCGCCCTCGGCCGGGTCGTCGACCACGCCGGTGTAGTCGTCGAAGAGGACGTGGTCCTCGAAGAAGATGCACGAGTCCTGGGTGAGGGGCCGGAGCGGGCGCCGCAGGGTGGAGAAGGCCCGCCCGTACTTGCTGTGGGAGTGGGCGGCGGCGACGACGTCTGGGCGGGCGTGGTGGATGCGGGAGTGGATGGCGAAGGCGGCCCGGTTCACCGGCCAGGAGCCCTCGACCACGTTGCCGTCGTGGTCGCAGAGGATCAGGTCCGACGCCTTGATCTGCTTGAAGCTCATCCCGAAGGGGTTGACCCAGAAGTGGTCGAGCCGCTCGGGGTCGCGGGCGGTGATGTGCCCGGCCACGCCCTCGTCGAACCCGAAGCGCCCGAAGATCCGGAACGCCGCCGCCAGCCGCCGCTTGCGGTGGGCGCGCTCCTCGTCGGGCGTGCGCTCGACGAAGGGGCTGGCGGGCATCAGGTCGGTCATGAGGTTCTCCCGGCGGGCGGAGCGATGTCGTCCACCCTACGCGAGGGCGTCAGCCGAGGGCGGTGAGGGAGTAGGTCACCGACACGGGCCCGCCGATGCCGCTGACGTTGTCGGCCACGACCACGGCGGCCGTGAGCTCCGGACCGGTGGCGGCGAGGGTGCCGCTGGGGCCGGTCGGCCCCTCGGCCAGGGAGTCGGTGTCGATCGTGAAGCCCGCCGCCGTGAGCTGGGTCTTGATGGTCTCGTAGACGGCCGGCACCTCGCCGTCGACCGATCCGACGACGTTGAGCGAGAGCACCGGCGTGTCG encodes the following:
- a CDS encoding class II aldolase/adducin family protein: MTDLMPASPFVERTPDEERAHRKRRLAAAFRIFGRFGFDEGVAGHITARDPERLDHFWVNPFGMSFKQIKASDLILCDHDGNVVEGSWPVNRAAFAIHSRIHHARPDVVAAAHSHSKYGRAFSTLRRPLRPLTQDSCIFFEDHVLFDDYTGVVDDPAEGDRIAAALGGAKAAILANHGLLTVGHSVDEALFWYVTMERTCEVELSARAAGEPHEIDPEVAALTRSQVGTNLAGWFSAQPLFDWIEAVEPDLAG